CGTCGTCGGCTGGCTCGTCGTCGTGGCACTCGTTTGGGCACTGGTCTTCGCGTACGGTCGCCGAGAGAAGCGGGAGTCGCACCACTGAGCGACTCGCAGACGAGTCCCGAGTCCGTCTCAGGTCTCGAACCCGCGGAGGATTCCCTGTCCGTCGGTACCGCCGATGTCGGGGAGCGAGATACGCTCGGGGTGGGGCATCAGCACCGCCACGTTCTTCGAGTGGCCGAGGACGCCAGCGACGTTCTCCTTCGAGCCGTTGGGGTTGGCCTCGTCGGTGACCGCGCCCGTCTCGTCGCAGTACCGGAAGAGGATGCGATTCTCGTCGTTCAGTTCCGCGAGGTGGTCGTCGGTCACTTCGAACCGACCCTCGCCGTGGGCGATGGGCAACTCGACGACCTCACCTTCCTCGTAGTTGGCAGTCCACGGCGTGTCGGCGTTCTCGACGCGGACGTGGACGCGCTCGCACTGGAAGCGCGCGGAGGCGTTGGTGGTGAACGCGCCGGGCGTGAGCCGCGACTCCGAGCCGATTTGGGCACCGTTGCAGACGCCCAGAACTGGCACGCCGTCGTCGGCGGCCTCCCGAATCTCGGCCATGATGGGGCTGTTCGCGGCGATTGCGCCCGCCCGGAGATAGTCGCCGTAGGAGAACCCGCCGGGGAGCATGATGCCGGTTGGGTCCGCCGGGAGACCGTCCTCGTGCCAGACGAGTTCGGCGTCGATGTCGAGGTGGGCGAGCGCGCGCCGGGCGTCCCGGTCGCAGTTGCTACCGCCGAATTGGACGATGGCGACGGTCATTCTCGGGATTCGACCTCGATGTCGTAGTCGTGGATGG
This genomic stretch from Halorussus pelagicus harbors:
- the purQ gene encoding phosphoribosylformylglycinamidine synthase I, whose protein sequence is MTVAIVQFGGSNCDRDARRALAHLDIDAELVWHEDGLPADPTGIMLPGGFSYGDYLRAGAIAANSPIMAEIREAADDGVPVLGVCNGAQIGSESRLTPGAFTTNASARFQCERVHVRVENADTPWTANYEEGEVVELPIAHGEGRFEVTDDHLAELNDENRILFRYCDETGAVTDEANPNGSKENVAGVLGHSKNVAVLMPHPERISLPDIGGTDGQGILRGFET